One Aquisediminimonas profunda genomic region harbors:
- a CDS encoding SDR family NAD(P)-dependent oxidoreductase, producing MTGLPQTPSFCLNGRRALVTGAGRGIGLAAAAALAQAGAEVTLVARTALEIKQSAAAIRAAGGNAEAAVLDVSDSRAGGGLLCRATRVPRPAQ from the coding sequence ATGACTGGCCTGCCGCAAACGCCTAGCTTCTGCCTTAATGGTCGCCGCGCGTTGGTGACTGGGGCGGGACGGGGTATAGGGCTCGCCGCTGCGGCAGCGCTTGCACAGGCAGGCGCGGAGGTGACGCTGGTCGCCCGCACGGCCTTAGAAATCAAGCAGAGCGCAGCGGCAATACGTGCGGCCGGTGGCAATGCCGAGGCAGCGGTGCTGGATGTGAGCGACAGTCGCGCGGGTGGAGGCCTTCTTTGCCGCGCGACCCGCGTTCCACGTCCTGCTCAATAA
- a CDS encoding SDR family NAD(P)-dependent oxidoreductase: MWEVIEDDFDAVLDLNLRAAFFVAQHCVKALMRDGLPGSLIHMSSQMGHVGGRRRSLYCASKWAIEGMNKAFALDLASHGIRSNTIAPTFIETPMTKPFFEDKAFLDDVLAKIKLGRLGQVEDLMGSVLFLASDASALITGTSLVVDGGWTAD, encoded by the coding sequence ATGTGGGAAGTGATCGAGGACGACTTTGACGCCGTTCTTGATCTCAATCTTAGAGCGGCGTTTTTTGTGGCGCAGCATTGCGTGAAAGCGTTAATGCGCGATGGCTTGCCCGGCAGCCTGATCCATATGAGCAGCCAGATGGGCCATGTTGGTGGCCGTCGCCGCAGCCTTTATTGTGCCTCGAAATGGGCGATTGAGGGGATGAACAAGGCCTTTGCGCTTGATCTGGCGTCGCATGGAATCCGTTCCAACACGATTGCTCCCACGTTTATCGAAACACCGATGACCAAGCCGTTTTTCGAGGACAAGGCCTTCCTCGACGATGTGCTGGCCAAGATCAAACTCGGACGGCTGGGGCAGGTGGAGGACCTGATGGGCAGTGTGCTTTTCCTCGCCTCCGATGCTTCGGCTCTCATTACTGGCACATCCCTTGTCGTCGATGGCGGATGGACTGCTGATTAG
- a CDS encoding thiamine pyrophosphate-dependent enzyme: protein MPAAVGMALARPDEKIIAVLGDGSSMYAIQGLRAAKQWNANIAFVILKNGRYEALHSFGRHFGMHEMVGTMFPDLDFVALAKGHGVSGVRAEDPTALDAALSHAFATNGPILVEAVIV from the coding sequence CTGCCTGCCGCCGTTGGCATGGCGCTTGCGCGGCCAGATGAAAAGATCATCGCTGTGCTCGGCGACGGATCCTCGATGTATGCCATCCAAGGCCTGCGCGCAGCGAAACAATGGAATGCAAACATCGCTTTCGTCATCCTGAAGAATGGCCGCTACGAAGCGCTTCACAGCTTCGGCCGCCATTTCGGTATGCACGAAATGGTCGGCACGATGTTCCCCGATCTCGATTTCGTCGCACTTGCCAAGGGGCATGGCGTTTCGGGCGTACGAGCAGAGGATCCCACCGCGCTCGATGCTGCGCTCTCGCACGCCTTCGCGACAAATGGGCCGATTCTGGTTGAGGCTGTGATTGTCTAG
- a CDS encoding DUF4863 family protein, translated as MSARPQTPPEFIEHIAAVTAAIAGNPCDASLEERLNRDFPAGGAWFLKAFEMCKLGVAEGWLCGREAGGIKFGRAVKEGDATHGMSVDVVEMTDVVGPHHAHPDGEIDLVMPHDAAAQFDGCGAGWKVYGPASAHNPTVTDGKALILYLLPGGAIEFTRG; from the coding sequence ATGAGCGCACGTCCCCAGACTCCTCCCGAATTCATCGAACATATTGCCGCCGTCACCGCAGCCATTGCTGGCAATCCATGCGACGCCAGCCTTGAGGAGCGACTGAACCGCGATTTTCCCGCAGGCGGCGCTTGGTTCTTAAAGGCGTTCGAGATGTGCAAGCTTGGTGTAGCTGAAGGCTGGCTATGCGGACGCGAAGCGGGGGGGATCAAGTTTGGCCGCGCGGTCAAAGAAGGCGATGCGACTCATGGCATGTCTGTTGACGTGGTTGAGATGACCGACGTCGTAGGGCCGCACCATGCCCACCCAGATGGCGAGATTGATCTGGTCATGCCGCACGACGCGGCGGCGCAGTTCGATGGATGCGGTGCAGGCTGGAAAGTCTACGGCCCGGCTTCCGCACACAATCCAACAGTAACTGATGGCAAGGCCCTGATTCTATATCTCCTGCCGGGCGGTGCGATCGAGTTTACGCGTGGCTGA